In Chiroxiphia lanceolata isolate bChiLan1 chromosome 2, bChiLan1.pri, whole genome shotgun sequence, a single genomic region encodes these proteins:
- the DDIAS gene encoding DNA damage-induced apoptosis suppressor protein, translating into MSSVKGLLAASVISIQNSCFIYPACQNCLSRLVLDSRRFNCLKCGCAGEAKDASYRYRLSLKIADTSDLFDITVFGSCLDPFFGVTAENLQRYIQDFSQLSGETNAEASTGLLVQAVETCFIGKRFIFGLKSCAREDGGCSAASSILQNCSRTNRSTKNLTACQIFLPNAAVTGFTVISYLDHLVQSAKLRSGNNTSYLPDASSAPMDEPLSELSSLSSLNRNSCFVQSSGRESFLGSWQQSFSLTSSVAWVTAEDFPTLEVGKLVSEQHAEEARPVSAELCSVSLSNQTLWDSQFCRSSVKEGDKEKDNELSSQLSWIDSISVTGKLERVPSPRSECSQGKYSRLLQHPLESEVKHICLKTNSRNYCYPEKFHNSFVYKKGTSAPNHVTIAGVSQMDSMLWEELPFSESLNDLLARIEDNKDIVTSPSLDAGRYVLLEHRKLSVNLNKSCPRQTPVAGDLPRSISGRFLPPAENDSWDSWENTLLACLQSNANPPSDEVSQCESSSGVFSSTIKECGSPCFISNPHLPLVSLSSPVTSEPSVSESGCVQSKEADNDTSDSSWSFISLHGETSSLKRSKAATCVHSAHDSCLAACENKENYSSTPSQKPDLTFTGAWDSDPPTPHNTSRIYRRELKPLTILSDNTFKSVRRREVQWSNVFPEGSYNASADLFDASAREVSKPVEFLNKSCNSLIQEDTLTEKVTAPELVLCPGGVPCNSSKLSSSLHRSPHAFSKHSTPIACSFHDSECSSVSAQDFVPYSQSTPVTKPLQKVWPGGEGSSFVTLFTPKNPTKVHSKCKRSRSSFQNTLLQQLTGKLVKRGRPSSREEKESSSSASQQFLNSQLPANFEEWIPPSSNKRHNPTVPLNLKRMCWATDLQSTCGHTGRDPVPESRGNSEDYENLAQNERLNPGDTASIVRTPLSAGVTNALFLKDTVLETCSPSECKNRLSSGNYSGDILERRSGWSPELFFQAQTPFSYKPKY; encoded by the exons ATGAGTAGTGTGAAGGGACTTTTGGCTGCCTCTGTGATTTCCATCCAAAATTCCTGCTTCATCTATCCTGCCTGTCAAAACTGCTTATCTAGGCTGGTACTGGATTCTAGGAG GTTTAATTGTCTAAAATGTGGCTGCGCAGGTGAAGCTAAAGATGCAAGCTACAGATATAGATTGTCCCTAAAGATTGCTGACACTAGTGATTTGTTTGACATCACTGTTTTTGGAAGTTGCTTAGATCCATTCTTTGGAGTCACCGCAGAAAATCTGCAGAG GTATATTCAAGACTTCAGTCAGCTGTCAGGAGAAACAAATGCAGAGGCATCTACAGGATTATTAGTTCAAGCAGTGGAAACCTGTTTCATTGGGAAAAGATTTATATTTGGATTGAAG agTTGTGCAAGGGAAGATGGAGGGtgttctgctgccagcagcatctTGCAAAACTGTTCCAGAACTAATAGAAGTACGAAAAACCTTACAGCTTGCCAGATCTTCCTGCCAAATGCTGCTGTTACTGGCTTTACTGTTATCAGCTACTTAGATCATCTCGTGCAGTCAGCAAAACTCAGGAGTGGTAATAACACCTCATATTTACCTGATGCATCATCAGCTCCAATGGATGAACCTCTCAGTGAGCTCAGCAGCTTGTCTAGCCTGAACAGAAACTCCTGTTTTGTTCAGTCTAGTGGCAGAGAAAGTTTTTTAGGGTCCTGGCAACAATCCTTCAGCCTGACTTCATCTGTTGCTTGGGTAACAGCGGAAGACTTTCCCACTCTGGAAGTGGGAAAGCTGGTGAGTGAACAGCATGCAGAAGAGGCGAGGCCTGTCTCTGCAGAATTGTGCAGTGTAAGCCTCAGCAATCAAACTCTTTGGGATTCACAGTTTTGCAGGTCTTCCGTGAAGGAAGGAGATAAAGAGAAGGATAATGAATTAAGTTCTCAGCTTAGTTGGATTGACAGTATCTCTGTAACTGGTAAATTGGAGAGAGTACCCTCTCCAAGGAGTGAATGTTCACAAGGAAAGTATTCCAGGTTGTTACAACATCCCTTGGAATCTGAGGTAAAACACATTTGCCTGAAGACTAATAGTAGAAATTATTGTTACCCAGAAAAATTCCACAACTCCTTTGTTTACAAGAAAGGTACCTCAGCTCCTAATCATGTAACCATAGCTGGAGTGTCTCAGATGGACTCTATGCTTTGGGAAGAGCTCCCATTCTCAGAAAGCCTAAATGATTTGTTAGCCAGAATAGAAGACAATAAGGATATTGTAACATCACCCAGCCTTGATGCAGGCAGATATGTCCTTCTTGAACATAGAAAGTTGAGTGTAAATCTTAACAAATCATGTCCCAGGCAAACCCCAGTGGCTGGTGATTTGCCAAGGAGCATCTCAGGGAGGTTCTTGCCACCAGCAGAGAATGATAGTTGGGATAGTTGGGAGAACACACTGTTGGCTTGTCTTCAGTCGAATGCAAATCCTCCAAGTGATGAGGTGTCACAATGTGAGTCTTCCTCTGGTGTATTTTCTTCAACCATTAAGGAATGTGGATCACCTTGCTTTATATCTAATCCCCATCTACCTCTTGTGTCACTGTCCTCACCAGTTACATCAGAGCCTTCTGTTTCTGAGAGCGGATGTGTGCAGTCCAAAGAAGCAGATAATGACACTTCAGATTCATCTTGGTCTTTTATTAGCCTGCATGGAGAAACCTCCTCTTTAAAAAGGAGCAAGGCAGCTACCTGTGTGCATTCTGCACATGATAGCTGTTTAGCTGcttgtgaaaataaagaaaattattcttctaCACCAAGCCAAAAACCAGATCTTACATTCACAGGAGCCTGGGACTCTGATCCACCAACTCCGCACAATACAAGTAGGATATATAGAAGAGAATTAAAACCATTGACAATACTGTCAGATAATACCTTCAAAAGTGTTAGAAGGCGGGAAGTGCAATGGAGCAATGTCTTCCCTGAAGGCAGCTACAATGCTTCTGCTGATCTCTTTGATGCAAGTGCAAGAGAGGTATCAAAACCTGTagaatttctaaataaatcatGTAATTCTTTAATACAGGAAGATACTTTGACAGAGAAGGTCACAGCTCCTGAGTTGGTGCTTTGTCCTGGAGGTGTTCCTTGTAACAGTTCAAAACTGAGCTCATCCCTACACAGGTCCCCTCATGCTTTTAGTAAGCACAGTACGCCCATAGCTTGCTCCTTTCATGACTCAGAATGCAGTTCAGTTAGTGCTCAAGACTTTGTTCCTTATTCACAGTCAACTCCTGTGACAAAACCTCTACAGAAAGTGTGGCCAGGGGGGGAAGGAAGCTCTTTTGTCACCCTCTTCACCCCTAAAAATCCCACTAAAGTGCATTCCAAATGCAAGCGATCTAGGTCTTCCTTTCAAAACACTCTGCTACAGCAGCTTACTGGTAAGTTAGTGAAACGTGGGAGGCCAAGtagcagggaagagaaagaaagtagTAGCTCTGCTTCACAGCAGTTCCTTAACAGCCAACTGCCTGCCAACTTTGAGGAGTGGATCCCTCCCTCTTCAAACAAAAGGCATAATCCAACTGTgcctttaaatttaaaaagaatgtgCTGGGCTACTGACTTGCAATCTACCTGTGGGCACACTGGCAGGGACCCTGTTCCTGAAAGCAGAGGGAACAGTGAAGATTATGAAAATCTTGCCCAAAATGAGAGACTAAACCCTGGGGACACAGCTAGTATTGTAAGAACTCCTTTATCTGCAGGTGTCACCAATGCCTTGTTTTTGAAAGATACAGTCCTGGAAACTTGTTCCCCTTCAGAATGCAAGAATCGCCTTTCAAGTGGAAATTATTCAGGAGATATATTGGAAAGGCGGAGTGGCTGGTCTCCTGAGTTGTTCTTCCAAGCACAGACCCCTTTTTCCTATAAGCCAAAATACtag